A genomic stretch from Gemmatimonadaceae bacterium includes:
- a CDS encoding PD40 domain-containing protein, which translates to MPGDRYASEYWAAPSPDGKTLAITARGTVVGQWWRHGHSHLDESEIWLVKGLETGTPTYEAFGASGGAKEAWPMWAPDGNAVYYVSDQGGQENLWAQPMGPTSPSHGRQMTHFTNGRALAADRARRQHHCLRTELRHLALRCRQGRASEIGDHAARRICRGERGTADAVAGLWGARRLARRTQGGVRGARRCVRRGDARWR; encoded by the coding sequence GTGCCGGGCGATCGGTATGCCTCGGAGTACTGGGCGGCCCCGTCGCCCGATGGAAAGACCCTCGCGATTACCGCCCGCGGCACGGTGGTGGGCCAGTGGTGGCGTCATGGACATTCGCATCTCGACGAGAGCGAAATCTGGTTGGTGAAGGGGCTGGAAACCGGCACGCCGACGTACGAGGCCTTCGGTGCGTCAGGGGGCGCCAAGGAGGCGTGGCCCATGTGGGCGCCAGACGGCAACGCGGTGTACTACGTGAGTGATCAGGGCGGACAGGAAAATCTGTGGGCGCAGCCGATGGGTCCGACATCGCCAAGTCACGGACGCCAGATGACGCATTTCACGAATGGTCGTGCTCTGGCCGCCGATCGCGCACGACGGCAGCACCATTGTCTTCGAACGGAACTACGGCATCTGGCGCTACGATGTCGCCAAGGGCGCGCCAGTGAGATCGGCGATCACGCTGCGCGGCGTATCTGCCGAGGTGAGCGCGGAACAGCAGACGCTGTCGCAGGGCTTTGGGGCGCTCGGCGTCTCGCCCGACGGACGCAAGGCGGTGTTCGTGGCGCGCGGCGATGTGTTCGTCGTGGGGACGCGCGATGGCGGTGA
- a CDS encoding PD40 domain-containing protein, with amino-acid sequence MARGDVFVVGTRDGGEATRLTATPDLESEPSWFPDSRRVVYASMRGTAWNLFVQDAVHARERALTSGAARSYGARVSPDGKWVAYQRDGGEIRVCPPTAPVTARRAGRCRGAAVCRRLRRHLVARLQVDRV; translated from the coding sequence GTGGCGCGCGGCGATGTGTTCGTCGTGGGGACGCGCGATGGCGGTGAGGCGACGCGACTGACCGCGACGCCCGATCTCGAATCAGAACCGTCGTGGTTTCCCGACAGCCGTCGTGTGGTCTATGCCTCGATGCGCGGCACCGCGTGGAATCTCTTCGTGCAGGACGCGGTGCACGCGCGAGAGCGGGCGCTCACCTCCGGCGCCGCTCGCAGCTACGGCGCTCGCGTGTCGCCCGACGGCAAGTGGGTGGCGTATCAGCGCGACGGTGGTGAGATCCGCGTGTGTCCGCCGACGGCACCGGTGACCGCGCGTCGCGCAGGCCGATGTCGAGGAGCCGCCGTTTGCCGGCGCCTCCGCCGTCACCTGGTCGCCAGACTCCAAGTGGATCGCGTATGA
- a CDS encoding PD40 domain-containing protein: protein MGLDGVAPQQVTFAADANVGGVQWSPDGKFLLYRSSQRTETPRIIRVDLVPRTPRFREDQFRDLFGPPRATLPRRDGSRPAATSPTACDPSTAPAPTAPVTIAFTGIRLRSSIVPTQGLDIGALAISPDGRTLAFTAVAGGQQQIYTWLLDELARDQQLRTLTTSPGGKSALQFSADSRDLWYLEGGRISAITVESRVARTVAASAEVDIAFEAEKRAIFDQARSYLANNFFDATMHGVDWSGLAARVEPYAMGSRNPDDLRRVMSLMIGELNGSHLGVSGPTTGGVSVPMARLGVQFDRVALEQRGQYRVAEVIAQGPAAVAGVTVGDQIVAVDGVTLVRAIVAGLGAGGEGRSTADRQRGHCEFGAHA from the coding sequence GTGGGGCTCGATGGCGTTGCGCCGCAGCAGGTGACGTTCGCGGCGGACGCCAACGTTGGCGGCGTGCAGTGGTCGCCGGACGGGAAGTTCCTGCTGTATCGCTCGTCGCAACGCACCGAGACGCCGCGCATCATCCGCGTGGATCTCGTGCCGCGCACGCCGCGATTCCGCGAAGATCAATTCCGCGACTTGTTCGGCCCGCCCCGGGCGACGCTCCCGCGCCGCGACGGTTCGCGCCCCGCCGCGACGTCGCCGACAGCGTGCGACCCATCGACGGCGCCCGCACCGACGGCGCCCGTGACGATCGCTTTCACGGGCATCCGCTTGCGGTCGAGCATCGTGCCGACGCAGGGGCTCGACATTGGCGCGTTGGCGATCAGCCCCGATGGCCGCACGTTGGCATTTACGGCGGTCGCCGGCGGGCAACAGCAGATCTACACGTGGCTGTTGGATGAGTTGGCGCGCGATCAGCAGCTGCGCACGCTCACCACGTCGCCGGGCGGCAAATCGGCGCTGCAATTCTCTGCCGATTCGCGTGACCTGTGGTATCTCGAGGGCGGTCGCATCAGCGCCATCACGGTGGAGTCGCGCGTGGCGCGTACGGTCGCGGCTTCGGCCGAAGTGGACATCGCGTTCGAAGCGGAGAAGCGGGCGATCTTCGATCAGGCGCGGTCGTATCTTGCGAACAACTTCTTCGACGCCACCATGCATGGCGTGGACTGGAGTGGATTGGCCGCCCGCGTTGAGCCGTATGCGATGGGCAGTCGCAATCCTGATGACCTGCGCCGCGTGATGTCGTTGATGATCGGCGAACTGAATGGCTCGCACTTGGGCGTCAGTGGGCCAACCACCGGTGGGGTCTCGGTGCCGATGGCGCGACTTGGCGTGCAGTTCGATCGCGTCGCGCTGGAGCAGCGCGGACAGTACCGAGTGGCCGAAGTCATCGCGCAGGGACCCGCCGCGGTCGCGGGGGTGACGGTGGGCGATCAGATCGTCGCCGTCGACGGCGTCACCTTGGTCCGCGCGATCGTCGCTGGACTCGGCGCTGGTGGGGAAGGTCGGTCGACAGCTGACCGTCAGCGCGGCCACTGCGAGTTCGGCGCTCACGCGTGA
- the efp gene encoding elongation factor P: MAFSATQIRRGMVLVFEGDPCRVVEFRHHTPGNLRAMVQAKLKNLRTGSNFEHRFRAADTIVKADMETHELEFMYQGGDSYHFMNVENYDQLEMDEEALGDAAPWMQPGMKILAEYYNGRPIGIEMPNSMVFTIVDTAPVVRGATKNASSKPAKLENGVMVNVPEFVESGTRIRVNPTTGEYLDRAKD, encoded by the coding sequence ATGGCTTTTTCCGCGACTCAAATCCGCCGCGGCATGGTGCTCGTGTTCGAGGGTGACCCGTGCCGTGTGGTGGAATTCCGGCATCATACGCCCGGCAACCTGCGCGCGATGGTGCAGGCGAAGCTCAAGAATCTTCGCACCGGTTCCAACTTCGAACATCGCTTCCGGGCGGCCGACACCATCGTGAAAGCCGACATGGAAACGCATGAGCTGGAGTTCATGTATCAGGGTGGCGATTCCTACCACTTCATGAACGTCGAGAACTACGATCAGCTGGAGATGGACGAAGAAGCGCTTGGTGATGCGGCGCCGTGGATGCAGCCGGGGATGAAGATTCTGGCCGAGTACTACAACGGCCGCCCCATCGGTATCGAGATGCCGAATTCGATGGTGTTCACCATTGTCGATACGGCGCCCGTGGTGCGTGGGGCCACCAAGAACGCGTCGTCCAAGCCGGCCAAGCTGGAAAACGGCGTGATGGTGAACGTGCCGGAGTTCGTGGAATCGGGGACACGCATCCGCGTGAATCCCACCACGGGCGAATATCTCGATCGCGCCAAGGACTGA